TATAAAAATTGTGATCCTATAACTTCTAATGGATTAAATCAAAAACATGGAAATAGATATCTTATTCAAAATCCACCTTCAGAAACTTTTTCTTCTGAAATGTTAGATGAAATCTATGGTATGGATTACGAAAGAGATGTACACCCATATTATAAAAAAGATGGCGTAGTCAGAGCTTTAGACACTATTAGATACTCTTTAACTACTCATAGAGGATGCTACGGAGAATGTAATTTCTGTGCTATTGCTATCCACCAAGGAAGAACTGTTTCTTCTAGAAGTAAAAATTCTATAGTTAAAGAAATTAAACATATCACTGAAGATAAAAAATTTAAAGGTCATATATCTGATGTTGGTGGTCCCACTGCAAATATGTATCAAATGGAATGTAGTAAAAAATTAAAGCTAGGAGCTTGTAAAGATAAACGTTGTCTTTATCCTGAAGTATGCCCTGCTTTAAAACCTAATCATTCAAAACAAATAGATTTACTAAAAACATTAAGAAACATGGATAAAATTAAAAAAATATTTGTAGCTTCTGGTATTAGATATGATTTAATCATTGGAGATCAAAAAGAAGGGCAAAAATATTTAGAAGAAATTGTTGCTCATCATGTCTCTGGTCAAATGAAAATTGCTCCAGAACATACTGAAGATAAAATATTAAACCTTATGGGAAAACCTAAAAAAGATAAATTGCAAGAATTTAAAGATAGATTTTATCAACTTAATAAAAAACTTGATAAAAAACAATTTTTAACTTATTATTTAATAGCTGCACATCCTGGATGTAATGAAAAAGATATGATGGATTTAAAAGTTTTTGCATCTCAGGAGTTAAAGATAAGTCCTGAGCAAGTACAAATTTTTACACCAACTCCATCTACTTATTCTACATTAATGTATTACACTGAAATTAATCCTTTCACTATGAAAAAAATTTTTGTAGAAAAAGATATTGGGAAAAAAGAAAAACAAAAGAAAATTATTATACCTAAACATTTAAATTCTTATTCAAAAAAATCTAAGAATAAAAATTCAGAAAATAATAATAAACAAGATTTTAAAAACAAAAAATCTAATTTTAAAAGTAATAATAAAAAAAATAATTCAAAGAAAAAATTTAAATAATTTAATAAAAGTTTTAAAGGAGGCACAATGAAACCTATAGTTGCTATTGTTGGTAGACCCAATGTTGGTAAATCTACTCTTTTTAATAAATTAGTTGGAGATAGAGCTGCCATTGTTGATGACCAACCAGGTGTTACTAGAGATAGACTTTATAGAGACACTGAATGGAATGGAAAAGAATTTGTTTTAGTTGATACAGGAGGACTAGAACCAAGAAGTAATGAATTTATGATGACAAAAATAAAAGAACAAGCTGAGGTAGCTTTAAATGAAGCTGATGTTATAATGTTTGTTGTTGATGGAAAAGCTGGACTTACAGCCTTAGATGAAGAAGTGGCTTACTATTTAAGAAAAAAAAGCAAACCAGTTATTGTTTGTGTTAATAAAATAGATAATTATTTATCTCAACAAGATGATCTTATTGATTTCTGGGCACTAGGCTTTGAACATTTAATTGGTATTTCTGCTGAACATAAATCAAATTTAGGAGACATGCTTGATTTAATTATTCAATCATTTCAAAGCATTGAATTTCCCGAAGAAGAAGAAGGTCTAAAAATTGCAATAATTGGAAAACCTAACGCCGGTAAATCTTCTCTTGTTAATAAGCTTTGCGGTAAAAATAGAACTATTGTTACTAATATTGCAGGAACTACAAGAGATGCTATTGATACTGTTGTGGAATACAATGATAATAAATATGTTTTAATTGATACGGCTGGAATTAGAAGAAAGTCTAAAGTTGACGAAGCTTTAGAATATTATTCTGTTTTAAAAGCTTTAAAAGCAATTAAAAGAGCCGATATTTGTTTCCTTCTTTTTGA
This DNA window, taken from Fusobacterium sp. JB019, encodes the following:
- a CDS encoding YgiQ family radical SAM protein, translated to MMFLPTTSEEVKNMGWDSLDIILISGDTYIDSSYNGTALIGKWLLKNGFKVGVIAQPDINSDKDITRLGEPNLYWAVSAGCVDSMVANYTATKKKRHKDDFTPGGENNRRPDRASIVYTGLIRRFFKGSLTPIVLGGIEASLRRVVHYDYWSNKLRRSLIFDAKADILSYGMGEKSMVELAKAIQSNKNWTHIRGLSYISKEPNRKYINIPSFEECVQDKLKFVEMFNIFYKNCDPITSNGLNQKHGNRYLIQNPPSETFSSEMLDEIYGMDYERDVHPYYKKDGVVRALDTIRYSLTTHRGCYGECNFCAIAIHQGRTVSSRSKNSIVKEIKHITEDKKFKGHISDVGGPTANMYQMECSKKLKLGACKDKRCLYPEVCPALKPNHSKQIDLLKTLRNMDKIKKIFVASGIRYDLIIGDQKEGQKYLEEIVAHHVSGQMKIAPEHTEDKILNLMGKPKKDKLQEFKDRFYQLNKKLDKKQFLTYYLIAAHPGCNEKDMMDLKVFASQELKISPEQVQIFTPTPSTYSTLMYYTEINPFTMKKIFVEKDIGKKEKQKKIIIPKHLNSYSKKSKNKNSENNNKQDFKNKKSNFKSNNKKNNSKKKFK
- the der gene encoding ribosome biogenesis GTPase Der translates to MKPIVAIVGRPNVGKSTLFNKLVGDRAAIVDDQPGVTRDRLYRDTEWNGKEFVLVDTGGLEPRSNEFMMTKIKEQAEVALNEADVIMFVVDGKAGLTALDEEVAYYLRKKSKPVIVCVNKIDNYLSQQDDLIDFWALGFEHLIGISAEHKSNLGDMLDLIIQSFQSIEFPEEEEGLKIAIIGKPNAGKSSLVNKLCGKNRTIVTNIAGTTRDAIDTVVEYNDNKYVLIDTAGIRRKSKVDEALEYYSVLKALKAIKRADICFLLFDGSEGLTEQDKRIAGIAHEEKKPIVIVFNKWDLIKKDKNTMREKREALLAELPFLSYAPIEFISALTGQRTINLFGISDQIYKEYTRVISTGLLNTIINEAVIMNPPPTRKGRVTKINYATQVSTAPPKFILFCNYPELMHFSYMRYIENKLRESFGFEGSPIQIIFEKKN